The proteins below are encoded in one region of Hydrogenimonas thermophila:
- a CDS encoding FAD-dependent oxidoreductase — MARVVFSTWRGEFIDNRGKPESEWVESEYKLPEQYEADRNAKAFIGWDGFAIFDEEVDVVRLGTEYAATYQQYSEACGRCAPGRWGGRILYDLMDKIARGEGEVSDLEHLKEVSRTMMETSKCEIGRTVPKPLLDMLEHYHDTFMDLIENKKPSKDYHLDEINYIAKVTAPCMDACPTHVDIPAYIEGVRDLRYDDSLQATRKTMPLAHTCGRVCPHPCEDECRRANLDEPISIMELKRLGADYETDHGLEWLHPKEPAKEKIDKKVAIVGAGPAGLTAAYYLGLEGIQCDVYEELPVLGGEVAVGVPEYRMPVDKYNKDIELAKSVGTNFIMNTRVDADMLRKFDKEYDATLLSFGTRLSKKVRAKNEREDMPGYWGAISFLDEINLYVKYGIGKPVDLTGKTVVCVGGGFTSMDVVRCSVRANAEKVIMLYRRDEKTIIRNTTYEEYHEAVEEGVEFIFHSAVEEILEDENGRLKALKCNRFELVPDPDGGRPKLVKIEGADFIIECDYLIPAVSQSADLSLLPEEWELELTSWGTLKTNGRDYMTSRKGLFAAGDCEYGPMTIVNAVGQAKRAASVISRYVRTGEITLTDEEIMEDHLRKLRVYNKNEKVTGWLPGLPRQVSEKLSVEERRDNNREVNLGFTQEEAIAEAERCMRCYYIAMTAV, encoded by the coding sequence GTGGCTCGAGTAGTTTTTTCGACCTGGCGCGGTGAGTTTATTGATAACCGTGGCAAGCCGGAATCTGAATGGGTTGAGTCGGAATATAAGTTGCCAGAGCAGTATGAAGCAGATAGAAATGCAAAAGCATTCATAGGCTGGGATGGATTTGCAATTTTCGATGAAGAGGTTGATGTAGTCCGGCTTGGAACAGAGTATGCGGCAACTTATCAGCAATATTCTGAAGCTTGTGGACGTTGTGCACCTGGACGATGGGGTGGACGAATTTTATATGACTTGATGGATAAAATTGCTCGTGGTGAAGGTGAAGTAAGTGACCTTGAGCATTTAAAAGAGGTTTCTAGAACAATGATGGAGACCTCTAAATGTGAAATTGGACGAACAGTTCCAAAACCGCTTTTAGATATGCTCGAGCATTATCACGATACATTTATGGACCTTATTGAAAACAAAAAACCGAGCAAAGATTATCATCTTGATGAGATTAATTACATTGCAAAAGTTACAGCACCTTGTATGGATGCTTGTCCTACGCATGTAGACATTCCTGCATATATTGAAGGTGTACGTGACTTGCGTTATGATGACTCACTTCAGGCAACACGTAAGACAATGCCACTAGCACATACTTGCGGCCGTGTATGTCCACACCCTTGTGAAGATGAGTGTCGACGTGCAAACCTTGATGAGCCGATTTCGATTATGGAGTTGAAGCGTTTAGGTGCAGATTATGAGACTGATCACGGTCTTGAGTGGCTTCATCCAAAAGAGCCTGCAAAAGAGAAAATAGATAAAAAAGTTGCAATTGTCGGTGCAGGTCCTGCCGGCTTGACAGCAGCTTATTACTTGGGTCTTGAAGGTATTCAGTGTGATGTTTATGAAGAGCTTCCTGTTCTTGGTGGTGAAGTTGCAGTGGGTGTTCCAGAGTATCGAATGCCTGTTGATAAATATAATAAAGATATCGAGCTTGCAAAGAGTGTAGGTACCAACTTCATAATGAATACAAGAGTAGATGCAGATATGCTCAGAAAGTTTGATAAAGAGTATGACGCAACACTCCTTTCATTTGGTACACGCCTTTCTAAAAAAGTTCGTGCAAAAAATGAGCGTGAAGATATGCCGGGTTACTGGGGGGCTATCAGCTTTTTGGATGAGATTAACCTCTATGTCAAATATGGTATTGGAAAACCGGTTGATTTGACAGGAAAAACTGTTGTCTGTGTTGGTGGTGGATTTACATCTATGGACGTTGTAAGATGTTCTGTTCGAGCCAATGCAGAGAAGGTTATAATGCTCTATAGAAGGGATGAGAAGACAATCATCCGAAATACAACATATGAAGAGTATCACGAAGCTGTAGAAGAGGGTGTTGAGTTTATATTCCACTCTGCTGTAGAAGAGATTCTTGAAGATGAAAATGGTCGTCTTAAAGCTCTTAAGTGTAACCGTTTTGAGCTTGTACCAGATCCAGACGGCGGACGACCGAAACTTGTAAAGATAGAGGGTGCTGATTTCATAATTGAGTGTGATTATTTGATCCCTGCGGTAAGTCAGTCTGCTGATTTGAGTCTTCTTCCTGAAGAGTGGGAGCTAGAGCTTACAAGCTGGGGAACACTCAAAACAAATGGACGTGACTATATGACAAGCCGAAAAGGGCTTTTTGCAGCAGGTGACTGTGAGTATGGACCAATGACAATCGTTAATGCTGTAGGTCAGGCAAAACGTGCAGCATCAGTCATTTCACGTTATGTAAGAACGGGTGAAATTACACTAACAGATGAAGAGATAATGGAAGATCATCTTAGAAAATTGCGTGTTTACAATAAAAATGAGAAAGTTACAGGTTGGTTGCCTGGATTACCAAGACAAGTGAGTGAAAAGTTGTCAGTTGAAGAGAGACGTGACAATAACCGTGAAGTCAATCTTGGCTTTACACAGGAAGAAGCTATAGCTGAAGCTGAACGCTGTATGCGATGCTACTACATCGCAATGACAGCGGTATAA
- a CDS encoding NADH-quinone oxidoreductase subunit C, protein MRPYIPKDNVQKKAYYTDRFWVAPRVPEEPVPSEGVYAEDLAAVKAKCEVLKAYIQRDQLVIYINPENNVEVLRTLKEERGYEMLSEMSAVDFLAQRGGFEIFYQILNLSTAKRIRVKCFVDEFQAIESVNPLYRSADWAEREMWDLMGVKVNNHPYLKRLIMPDDWEGHPLRKTYPLEGDEFAQWYEVDKIFGKEARDIIGPENRDPARVDRYDTERFARLGHEVPKGAPVDEGAATPVQYQEEEGVFMIEKFNKAPKVLDKRK, encoded by the coding sequence ATGAGACCATATATTCCCAAAGATAATGTACAGAAAAAAGCCTACTATACAGACCGCTTCTGGGTAGCACCTCGTGTACCAGAAGAGCCTGTACCAAGCGAAGGCGTTTATGCTGAAGATTTGGCAGCTGTAAAAGCAAAATGTGAAGTACTTAAAGCTTATATCCAGCGTGATCAGCTTGTAATTTACATTAATCCTGAAAACAATGTTGAAGTACTTCGTACTTTAAAAGAGGAACGCGGCTATGAAATGCTCTCTGAGATGAGTGCAGTCGATTTCCTTGCACAGCGTGGTGGTTTTGAGATTTTCTATCAAATTCTTAACCTTAGTACCGCAAAACGTATTCGTGTGAAATGTTTTGTAGATGAGTTTCAGGCAATTGAAAGTGTAAATCCTCTTTATAGAAGTGCTGACTGGGCAGAGCGTGAGATGTGGGATTTAATGGGTGTTAAAGTTAACAACCATCCATATCTTAAACGACTTATTATGCCAGATGATTGGGAAGGTCATCCACTTCGTAAAACTTATCCCCTTGAAGGTGATGAGTTTGCTCAGTGGTATGAAGTTGATAAGATTTTCGGTAAAGAGGCACGTGATATCATTGGACCAGAAAACCGAGATCCTGCTCGAGTTGACCGTTATGATACTGAACGTTTTGCCCGTCTTGGTCATGAAGTACCAAAAGGTGCTCCAGTTGATGAAGGTGCAGCAACACCTGTTCAGTATCAAGAAGAAGAGGGTGTCTTTATGATTGAAAAATTCAACAAAGCGCCAAAAGTGCTTGATAAGAGAAAGTAA
- a CDS encoding NuoB/complex I 20 kDa subunit family protein, whose protein sequence is MAQHQVNYTQSGGLPVALTTVDKILNWGRSNSVWALTYGLACCAIEMMASGASRYDFDRFGTIFRASPRQADVMIVAGTLTKKHAEFIRRLYDQMTEPKWVISMGSCANTGGMFNTYATVQGCDRVIPVDLYLPGCAPRPETLQYAVMLLQQKIRRESANKSQKPKRLV, encoded by the coding sequence ATGGCACAGCATCAAGTAAACTACACACAAAGCGGCGGTCTGCCTGTTGCATTGACTACTGTTGATAAGATCCTAAACTGGGGACGAAGTAATTCAGTTTGGGCATTAACTTATGGATTGGCATGCTGTGCAATCGAAATGATGGCATCAGGTGCAAGCCGATATGACTTTGACCGTTTTGGTACAATTTTTAGAGCATCACCTCGTCAAGCAGATGTAATGATTGTTGCTGGAACTCTTACAAAAAAACATGCTGAGTTCATTCGCCGTCTTTATGATCAGATGACAGAGCCTAAATGGGTTATCTCTATGGGAAGTTGTGCCAATACAGGAGGTATGTTCAATACATATGCAACTGTTCAAGGGTGTGACCGTGTAATTCCGGTTGATCTTTATCTTCCTGGTTGTGCACCACGTCCAGAGACACTGCAGTATGCGGTAATGCTTCTTCAACAGAAGATTCGACGTGAGTCTGCTAACAAATCTCAAAAGCCTAAAAGGTTGGTATGA
- a CDS encoding 4Fe-4S binding protein, with protein sequence MVKMFIESLKNLTKKPETIGYPHTPSPEPKGYKGTILYDEELCIFCDKCEDICPPGAILFEIVDVENNKREYSYNPYLCIYCHACVDACPKADEGCLVQSETRLPPLGRNETLPKDKKLGYFVNRIEEAKDFDKKWDEFEKRARESREKLAEHKRLKKLKKQQEAKVKKEAEAKQQAEANK encoded by the coding sequence ATGGTAAAGATGTTTATAGAGTCATTGAAAAACCTAACTAAAAAACCGGAAACAATTGGTTACCCTCATACGCCGTCACCAGAGCCAAAGGGGTACAAGGGGACGATTCTTTATGATGAGGAGTTATGTATTTTTTGTGACAAATGTGAAGATATTTGTCCTCCAGGTGCAATTCTTTTTGAGATTGTTGATGTCGAGAATAATAAACGCGAGTATAGTTATAACCCTTATCTTTGCATCTATTGCCATGCATGTGTTGATGCTTGTCCAAAAGCTGACGAGGGGTGTCTGGTTCAGTCAGAAACAAGATTACCACCTCTTGGACGAAATGAAACATTACCAAAAGACAAAAAACTTGGATACTTCGTTAATCGTATAGAAGAGGCAAAAGATTTCGATAAAAAGTGGGATGAGTTTGAAAAACGTGCTCGTGAAAGTCGTGAAAAGTTAGCTGAACATAAAAGGCTTAAGAAGCTTAAAAAACAGCAAGAAGCTAAAGTTAAAAAAGAGGCGGAAGCTAAGCAGCAAGCTGAAGCCAATAAATAG
- a CDS encoding NADH-ubiquinone oxidoreductase subunit E family protein — MVRYDLRHLHDDFYDRMMELLDNGTKPGEVAIFLFEIGDFSPIQKTADMVKEAGHELLNSLKFNEADWTIVVRRKK, encoded by the coding sequence ATGGTACGTTACGATTTACGCCATTTACACGATGATTTCTATGATCGTATGATGGAATTGTTAGATAATGGAACAAAACCTGGTGAAGTGGCAATTTTCCTATTTGAGATAGGTGACTTCAGCCCTATTCAAAAAACAGCTGATATGGTCAAAGAGGCTGGACATGAGTTATTGAACTCGCTCAAGTTCAATGAAGCTGACTGGACCATTGTAGTGAGAAGGAAAAAATAG
- a CDS encoding NAD(P)H-quinone oxidoreductase subunit 3: MTHMVVDHPYFGAFMLLLITFGAFSATLFAARFVSRKLARLDTEKLKLTIYECGPEVTKQPNTISAQFYLFALLFILFDVEIIFMFPWAIDFKVLGWFGFAEMILFILLLAIGFIYAWKKGALEWHSIK; encoded by the coding sequence ATGACACATATGGTAGTGGATCATCCGTATTTCGGTGCCTTTATGCTGCTGCTGATCACATTTGGTGCATTCAGCGCAACACTGTTTGCTGCAAGGTTTGTTAGTCGCAAACTGGCAAGGCTGGATACTGAGAAGCTCAAACTCACTATTTATGAGTGCGGGCCTGAAGTAACAAAACAGCCAAATACAATTTCGGCACAGTTCTATCTGTTTGCCCTTCTTTTCATACTTTTTGATGTGGAAATTATCTTTATGTTTCCATGGGCAATCGACTTTAAAGTCTTAGGATGGTTCGGTTTTGCTGAAATGATTCTATTTATTCTATTGCTAGCAATAGGATTTATTTATGCATGGAAGAAAGGAGCACTTGAATGGCACAGCATCAAGTAA
- the nuoD gene encoding NADH dehydrogenase (quinone) subunit D, protein MQQTNKLRPFFENLEFEREDNHMVINFGPQHPSAHGQLRLILELDGEQVVRAVPDIGYLHRGMEKMAENMIYNEFLPTTDRMDYIAATSNNYGFALAVEKLIGLEVPRRAKVIRTILLELNRIISHLFWLATHALDVGAMSVFLYCFREREFAMDLMEDYCGARLTHSAVRIGGVPLDLPEGWLGALAKFVNELPKNIKDYEDLLTENRIWRMRLEGVGVVPPEMAKSWGCTGIMLRGSGIEYDIRKEEPYELYDELEFDIPVTDACDSYGRYKLYMEEMRQSVRIIQQLISMYDDTPPELMAHAPQYISAPKEDIMTQNYSLMQHFVLVTQGMRPPVGEVYVPTESPKGELGFYINSQGDPYPYRLKMRAPSFWHCGILQDLLPGTYIADIVTIIGSTNIVFGEIDR, encoded by the coding sequence ATGCAACAAACCAATAAATTACGACCGTTTTTTGAAAACCTGGAGTTTGAACGAGAAGATAACCATATGGTTATCAACTTCGGGCCGCAGCACCCTTCAGCACACGGACAGCTCCGTCTAATTCTTGAGCTTGATGGTGAGCAGGTGGTTCGTGCGGTTCCGGATATTGGATATCTCCACCGTGGTATGGAGAAGATGGCAGAGAACATGATCTACAATGAGTTCTTGCCAACAACTGACCGTATGGACTACATCGCTGCAACATCAAACAACTATGGTTTTGCTTTAGCTGTTGAGAAGTTGATCGGTCTTGAAGTTCCAAGACGTGCAAAAGTTATTCGTACAATTCTTTTGGAGCTTAACCGTATCATTTCACATCTCTTCTGGTTGGCAACACACGCACTTGACGTTGGTGCTATGAGTGTGTTCCTATACTGCTTTAGAGAGCGTGAATTTGCTATGGACTTAATGGAAGATTACTGTGGTGCACGTTTGACACATTCAGCTGTGCGTATTGGTGGTGTTCCACTTGATCTTCCTGAAGGATGGCTTGGTGCATTGGCAAAATTTGTTAATGAGCTTCCTAAAAACATTAAAGATTATGAAGATCTTTTGACAGAAAACCGCATCTGGCGTATGCGTCTTGAAGGTGTCGGTGTAGTTCCACCAGAAATGGCTAAAAGCTGGGGATGTACAGGAATTATGCTTCGTGGTTCAGGCATAGAGTATGACATCCGTAAAGAGGAGCCATATGAGCTTTACGATGAGCTTGAATTTGATATTCCTGTAACTGATGCTTGTGACAGCTATGGACGTTACAAGCTTTATATGGAAGAGATGCGTCAGTCTGTTCGCATTATTCAGCAATTGATCTCAATGTATGATGATACTCCACCAGAGTTAATGGCACATGCGCCACAATATATTTCGGCTCCTAAAGAAGATATTATGACGCAAAACTACTCTTTAATGCAGCACTTTGTGCTTGTAACTCAAGGAATGCGTCCACCGGTAGGTGAAGTTTATGTGCCTACGGAGAGTCCAAAAGGTGAGCTTGGGTTCTACATCAACTCTCAAGGAGATCCATATCCATATCGATTGAAAATGAGAGCACCAAGTTTCTGGCACTGCGGAATTTTACAAGACTTACTGCCTGGAACTTATATTGCGGATATTGTTACGATTATTGGTAGTACAAATATCGTCTTCGGCGAAATCGACAGATAA